The following coding sequences are from one Microbulbifer sp. TB1203 window:
- a CDS encoding nuclease-related domain-containing protein: MQGWIFGGEHQAQWMQRIYKKSFKFQNPLRQNYKHVKALEALLDVPADTIHSVVVFAGGRTIL; this comes from the coding sequence ATGCAGGGCTGGATATTTGGTGGGGAACACCAAGCACAATGGATGCAGCGGATCTACAAGAAGTCTTTCAAGTTCCAGAATCCCCTCAGACAGAATTACAAACATGTAAAGGCGCTTGAAGCGCTTCTGGATGTACCGGCAGATACCATTCACTCCGTAGTGGTATTTGCCGGCGGGAGGACAATATTGTGA
- a CDS encoding pitrilysin family protein yields MLRNLTASMALLAAASTPALGLLGCDRSKPESKSQSEHSSQFAIDYQQFQLENGLNVLFHIDRSDPVVAVSLTAHVGSAREKVGRTGFAHLFEHLLFLESENLGKGGLDAMSARIGGSGANGSTSRDVTNYYQTVPRDALEKMLWAEADKLGWFINTVTEPVLAKEKQVVKNEKRQSVDNRPYGHTQYVIDRNLYPEGHPYHWQVIGSLEDLQNATLGDVKAFFRRWYVPNNVTLVVAGDFDPEQARAWVHRYFDEVPAGEPIARAPRQPAVLKETVRRYFEDNFAREPALTLAWPGVERYHPDSYPLAVLLEYLSDGKRAPLYRVLVEDQQLTAGVSMGSYDSELAGQVQLRVNAFEGRDLDAVYAAIEEAFALFEQEGIAAEDLERIKAGQEIGFYNGLSSVLGKGFQLAQYQVYTGDAGYVSEDIQRLLAVTAEDVQRVYRKYLKDKPFVAASFVPRGEKALALADSTAAQVVEEQIVTGAEEQFDASVQADYERTPSSFDRTKEPSYGEPAQTAVPQVWQEKLANGLQVSGIENGEVPTVNFSLVIDGGQLHEQLDKIGVANLTAMLMERGTARRTPEELETAIQKLGASISISAGEEALRFDVTTLARNFEPVFALVEEMLLEPRWDAGELVLAKKSVISRIKRAAAEPNAIAGKTFVRLLHGADSIRGYSRLGTEASVAAITMDDLRAFHRDYLSPLVSRAHVVGDIAREDFLKAASSLAKRWPAQEVKIPDPESVAAAPGIYFVDVPGAKQSVLRIGRPAMSALSADYYPAVFSNYILGGGGFASRFTQQLREGKGYTYGIRSGISAGKTQGEFMIGTGVRANVTAESVQLIHDILQGYALTYTEQDLETSRSYLIRSNARAFETASAKLGLLESMSRYDWPADYVREREAISKAMTVDTVRKIAGTYMQPDSMIWVVVGDRETQFSRLEKLGLGELTLLDSEKLTQMAELSVAD; encoded by the coding sequence ATGCTCAGGAACCTCACGGCCTCCATGGCCCTGCTGGCAGCCGCCTCCACCCCGGCCCTCGGCCTGCTGGGCTGCGACCGCTCCAAGCCCGAGTCCAAGTCGCAATCAGAACATTCGTCCCAATTCGCCATCGACTACCAGCAATTCCAGCTGGAGAACGGCCTCAACGTCCTCTTCCATATCGACCGCTCCGATCCCGTGGTGGCGGTGTCGCTGACGGCCCATGTGGGTTCGGCGCGGGAGAAGGTGGGGCGCACGGGGTTTGCCCATCTGTTCGAGCACCTGCTGTTCCTGGAGTCGGAGAACCTGGGCAAGGGCGGGCTGGATGCGATGAGTGCGCGTATCGGCGGTTCCGGGGCCAACGGTTCCACTTCCCGCGATGTCACCAACTACTACCAGACGGTGCCCAGGGATGCGTTGGAGAAGATGCTCTGGGCTGAGGCGGACAAGCTGGGCTGGTTTATCAATACGGTGACCGAGCCGGTGCTGGCCAAGGAAAAGCAGGTGGTGAAGAACGAGAAGCGGCAGAGCGTCGACAACCGCCCCTACGGCCACACCCAGTACGTGATCGACCGCAATCTCTACCCGGAGGGCCACCCCTACCACTGGCAGGTGATTGGCTCGCTGGAGGATCTGCAGAACGCAACCCTCGGCGATGTGAAGGCGTTCTTCCGCCGCTGGTATGTGCCCAACAACGTGACCTTGGTGGTGGCCGGGGATTTCGATCCCGAGCAGGCCCGCGCCTGGGTGCACAGGTACTTCGACGAGGTGCCGGCGGGCGAGCCCATCGCGCGCGCGCCCAGGCAGCCGGCGGTCTTGAAGGAGACGGTGCGCCGCTACTTTGAGGACAACTTCGCCCGCGAGCCGGCGCTGACGCTCGCCTGGCCGGGGGTGGAGCGCTACCACCCGGATAGCTACCCACTGGCGGTGCTGCTGGAATACCTGTCGGACGGCAAGCGCGCGCCCCTGTACCGGGTGCTGGTGGAAGACCAGCAGCTGACCGCGGGTGTGTCCATGGGTAGTTACGATTCCGAGCTGGCCGGGCAGGTGCAGCTGCGGGTCAACGCCTTCGAGGGCCGCGACCTGGACGCCGTCTACGCGGCGATCGAAGAGGCCTTTGCGTTGTTCGAGCAGGAGGGCATCGCCGCGGAGGACCTGGAGCGCATCAAGGCCGGGCAGGAGATCGGCTTCTACAACGGCCTTTCCAGCGTGCTGGGCAAGGGCTTCCAGCTGGCCCAGTACCAGGTGTACACCGGCGACGCCGGCTATGTGAGCGAGGATATCCAGCGCCTGCTGGCGGTGACCGCGGAAGACGTGCAGCGGGTGTACCGCAAGTACCTCAAGGACAAGCCGTTTGTGGCGGCGAGCTTCGTGCCGCGCGGGGAGAAGGCACTGGCGCTGGCGGATTCCACCGCGGCGCAGGTGGTGGAAGAGCAGATAGTCACCGGCGCCGAGGAGCAGTTCGATGCCTCGGTGCAGGCGGACTATGAACGGACCCCGTCCAGCTTCGACCGCACGAAAGAGCCTTCCTACGGCGAGCCGGCCCAAACTGCGGTGCCGCAGGTGTGGCAGGAGAAGCTGGCCAACGGCCTGCAGGTCTCCGGTATCGAAAACGGCGAGGTGCCCACGGTCAACTTCAGCCTGGTGATCGACGGCGGCCAGCTGCATGAGCAGCTCGACAAGATCGGCGTCGCCAACCTCACCGCGATGCTGATGGAGCGTGGCACCGCCAGGCGCACGCCGGAAGAACTGGAAACGGCGATCCAGAAACTAGGGGCCAGCATCAGCATCTCCGCCGGTGAAGAAGCGCTCCGCTTCGACGTCACCACACTGGCGCGCAACTTCGAGCCGGTGTTCGCGCTGGTGGAGGAAATGCTGTTGGAGCCGCGTTGGGATGCGGGCGAACTGGTGCTGGCGAAGAAGAGCGTCATCAGCCGCATCAAGCGCGCCGCTGCCGAACCAAATGCCATCGCCGGCAAGACCTTTGTGCGCCTGCTGCACGGCGCGGACAGCATTCGCGGCTACAGCCGGCTCGGCACCGAGGCGTCCGTGGCCGCCATCACCATGGACGACTTGCGGGCCTTCCACCGCGATTACCTGTCGCCGTTGGTGAGCCGCGCCCATGTGGTGGGCGATATCGCCCGCGAGGATTTCCTGAAGGCGGCGAGTTCCCTGGCCAAACGCTGGCCGGCCCAGGAAGTGAAAATTCCCGATCCCGAATCCGTGGCTGCCGCGCCGGGTATCTACTTCGTCGACGTGCCGGGCGCGAAGCAGTCGGTACTGCGCATCGGCCGCCCGGCCATGTCCGCGCTGTCTGCGGATTACTATCCGGCGGTATTCAGCAACTACATCCTCGGCGGTGGCGGCTTCGCCTCGCGCTTCACCCAGCAGTTGCGCGAGGGCAAGGGTTACACCTACGGTATCCGCTCCGGAATTTCCGCCGGCAAAACCCAGGGCGAGTTTATGATCGGCACCGGCGTGCGCGCCAATGTCACCGCGGAATCGGTGCAGCTGATCCACGACATCCTCCAGGGTTATGCGCTCACCTATACCGAGCAGGACCTGGAAACCTCGCGCTCCTATCTCATCCGCAGCAACGCCCGCGCCTTCGAAACCGCGAGCGCCAAGCTCGGCCTGCTGGAAAGCATGAGCCGCTACGACTGGCCCGCCGACTATGTGCGGGAGCGGGAGGCTATCAGCAAGGCCATGACCGTGGACACGGTGCGCAAGATTGCCGGCACTTACATGCAGCCGGATTCGATGATTTGGGTAGTGGTCGGCGATCGTGAGACGCAGTTCAGCCGGCTGGAGAAGCTGGGGTTGGGTGAGCTGACATTATTGGATAGCGAGAAGCTGACGCAGATGGCGGAGCTATCTGTAGCGGACTGA
- a CDS encoding 3-hydroxyacyl-CoA dehydrogenase NAD-binding domain-containing protein, with protein MKSIRLEKDSDNIAHLILDNPNASANVMDRDFTESLREAVQQLQNSDFTGIVIRSAKKTFFAGGDLKALYAAKREDAGGFFDSCEALKADLRWLETQGKPVVAAINGAALGGGWEICLACHQRIALDSGAVKIGLPEVTLGLLPGGGGCTRMPRLLGLQNSLPYLLEGKQLNARRAREAGLIHQLAQTPEQLLELARAFILANPQSQQPWDSPDYRMPGGDANNRKNTQLRIIAPAMLRQKTKGCLPAPEAILATVVEGAQVDFDTASRIESRHFVELACGPVAKNMIGTFWFGKNAVEAGDCLPEAVRKEMRAEKIQPLRKIGILGAGMMGAAIAYACAGKGVQVVLKDISAEAAQKGKGYADKSLQKRLQQGKTDENSVREILDRIQPTADPQDLQGCELVIEAVFEDRKLKAEVTVEAEAQLAESAVFASNTSTLPITGLARASTRPMNFIGLHFFSPADRMPLVEIIRGEQTSDDTLARAFAFVRQIGKTPIVVNDSRGFFTSRVFGCYTNEGIAMLGEGVCPASIENAAALAGFPVGPLAVSDEVSLTLMGKIRQQTVADLESEGKTPAAHPADSVVDRMLELGRTGKASGGGFYSYPEGGKKHLWRGLEEEFPEAEQPPLVDIEERLLFIMALETLRCYNEKILRSVREANIGSIFGIGFPPWTGGALQTINQYGPAEFARRARELAERYGERFEPPEMLFDNRPLADQ; from the coding sequence ATGAAATCCATTCGCCTGGAAAAAGACAGCGACAATATCGCCCACCTGATCCTGGACAACCCCAACGCCTCCGCCAATGTGATGGATCGGGATTTTACCGAGTCCCTGCGCGAAGCTGTCCAACAGCTGCAAAACAGCGATTTCACCGGCATCGTCATCCGCTCCGCCAAAAAAACCTTCTTTGCCGGCGGCGATCTCAAGGCGCTCTATGCGGCCAAACGGGAAGACGCGGGGGGGTTCTTCGACAGCTGCGAGGCGCTCAAGGCGGATCTGCGCTGGCTGGAAACCCAGGGCAAACCGGTGGTGGCCGCGATCAACGGCGCCGCTTTGGGAGGAGGCTGGGAAATCTGTCTCGCCTGTCACCAGCGCATTGCACTGGACAGTGGCGCGGTCAAAATCGGCCTGCCGGAAGTCACCCTGGGGCTGCTGCCCGGCGGCGGTGGCTGCACGCGTATGCCGCGCCTGCTCGGCCTGCAAAATTCCCTTCCCTACCTGTTGGAAGGCAAACAGTTGAATGCCCGGCGCGCGCGGGAAGCCGGCCTGATACACCAACTGGCGCAAACCCCGGAGCAACTGCTGGAACTGGCGCGCGCATTTATTCTCGCCAACCCGCAGAGTCAGCAGCCCTGGGACAGCCCCGATTACCGCATGCCCGGCGGCGATGCCAACAACCGCAAAAACACCCAGCTGCGGATCATTGCCCCGGCGATGCTCAGGCAGAAGACCAAAGGCTGCCTGCCGGCACCGGAGGCGATCCTCGCCACTGTGGTCGAAGGCGCCCAGGTGGATTTCGATACCGCCAGCCGTATCGAATCCCGCCATTTTGTCGAACTCGCCTGCGGCCCGGTGGCAAAAAATATGATCGGCACCTTCTGGTTCGGCAAAAACGCCGTCGAGGCCGGCGACTGCCTGCCGGAGGCGGTGCGCAAAGAAATGCGAGCGGAAAAAATCCAACCGCTGCGCAAAATCGGCATCCTCGGCGCCGGCATGATGGGCGCGGCCATCGCCTATGCCTGTGCCGGAAAGGGCGTGCAGGTTGTACTTAAAGATATTTCCGCGGAGGCCGCGCAAAAGGGCAAGGGTTACGCCGACAAGTCACTGCAAAAACGCCTGCAACAGGGAAAGACCGACGAGAACTCCGTGCGGGAAATCCTCGACCGCATCCAACCCACCGCAGACCCACAGGACCTTCAGGGCTGTGAACTGGTGATCGAGGCGGTTTTCGAGGACCGAAAACTCAAAGCCGAAGTCACCGTCGAGGCGGAGGCGCAATTGGCCGAGAGCGCAGTCTTCGCCTCCAACACCTCCACCCTGCCCATTACCGGCCTGGCCCGCGCCAGTACGCGGCCAATGAATTTTATCGGCCTGCATTTCTTCTCCCCCGCGGACAGGATGCCGCTGGTGGAAATCATCCGCGGCGAACAGACCTCCGACGACACCCTGGCCCGGGCCTTCGCCTTTGTGCGGCAGATCGGTAAGACACCGATCGTGGTCAACGACAGCCGCGGTTTTTTCACCTCGCGGGTGTTCGGCTGCTACACCAACGAAGGTATTGCCATGCTGGGAGAGGGCGTCTGCCCGGCGAGCATCGAAAACGCCGCCGCACTGGCGGGTTTCCCGGTGGGACCGCTGGCGGTCAGCGACGAAGTGTCGCTCACACTGATGGGCAAGATTCGCCAGCAGACTGTTGCCGATCTGGAGTCGGAGGGGAAAACCCCGGCCGCCCATCCCGCGGATTCAGTGGTGGACCGCATGCTGGAACTGGGCCGCACCGGAAAAGCCTCCGGCGGCGGCTTTTACAGCTACCCGGAAGGCGGGAAAAAACATCTGTGGCGCGGACTGGAGGAAGAATTTCCCGAAGCCGAACAGCCGCCGCTGGTGGATATCGAGGAGCGGCTGCTGTTTATCATGGCCCTGGAGACCCTGCGCTGTTATAACGAGAAAATCCTGCGCAGTGTGCGCGAAGCCAATATCGGCTCCATCTTCGGTATAGGCTTTCCGCCCTGGACCGGCGGCGCCCTGCAAACTATCAACCAGTACGGCCCGGCGGAATTCGCCCGCCGCGCCCGGGAACTGGCGGAGCGCTACGGCGAGCGTTTTGAACCACCGGAAATGCTGTTCGACAACCGCCCCCTGGCCGATCAATAA
- a CDS encoding DUF1993 domain-containing protein, with protein sequence MAKKEISEIKRIFTSRLDVLDQILSVGEEHFSDMDAIMQERLAEDMFPFGTQIAFACNQPRGFSQWCAGQPIENLSAEVDSLATARAHIAQTRELVTGIDVDDSKLDEIKRVGLGPGRYCELPARQYLNDFLMPNLYFHITTAYAILRKLGAPLGKTDFMTYLKPYIMEEA encoded by the coding sequence ATGGCTAAAAAGGAAATCAGTGAGATCAAGCGGATTTTCACCTCGAGACTCGACGTGCTCGATCAGATCCTGTCGGTCGGTGAAGAGCATTTTTCGGATATGGACGCGATTATGCAGGAGCGCCTCGCCGAGGACATGTTCCCGTTTGGCACCCAGATCGCATTCGCCTGTAACCAGCCCAGGGGATTTTCCCAGTGGTGTGCCGGCCAGCCCATAGAGAACCTCAGTGCGGAAGTGGACTCCCTGGCCACCGCGCGTGCGCATATCGCGCAAACCAGGGAGCTGGTTACCGGCATTGACGTGGATGACAGCAAGCTCGATGAAATCAAGCGCGTTGGCCTCGGGCCCGGCAGATACTGTGAACTACCGGCCCGGCAGTATTTGAACGACTTCCTGATGCCCAACCTGTATTTTCATATCACCACTGCCTATGCGATTCTGCGCAAGCTCGGCGCCCCGCTCGGCAAGACGGATTTTATGACCTATCTCAAGCCCTACATCATGGAAGAAGCCTGA
- a CDS encoding acyl-CoA dehydrogenase family protein, giving the protein MIPRTVFTEEHEQFRDTVRKFLEKEAAPFHSQWEKDGQVDRALWTKAGEMGFLCPQAPEAYGGLEVDFGYNAIIDEEIARAGLTGIGWGLHSDIAVPYIVNYGSEEQKQKYLPKCISGEIVTAIAMTEPGAGSDLQGVRTTAIKKDDHYLLNGSKTFITNGQHADLVIVVAKTNPEAGAAGTSLLLVEADSPGFKKGTNLEKIGMKAQDTSELFFDDVKVPAENLLGAEGQGFIYLMQELPQERLSVALGAVANAEAALGWTLDYVRERKAFGRAIAGFQNTQFKLAEMDAELTAMRVFVDRCLELHYDKKLDVATAAKAKLLTTDFQCKLLDECVQLHGGFGYMWEYPIARAWADARVQRIYAGTNEIMKLIISRELLKE; this is encoded by the coding sequence ATGATCCCGAGAACCGTCTTCACCGAGGAACACGAACAGTTCCGCGACACCGTGCGCAAATTCCTGGAAAAAGAAGCCGCGCCCTTCCACAGCCAGTGGGAAAAAGACGGCCAGGTGGACCGCGCGCTCTGGACCAAAGCCGGGGAAATGGGTTTTCTCTGCCCCCAGGCGCCGGAGGCCTACGGCGGCCTGGAAGTGGATTTCGGCTACAACGCCATCATCGACGAGGAAATAGCCCGCGCCGGCCTCACCGGCATCGGCTGGGGACTGCACTCGGATATCGCCGTGCCCTATATCGTCAACTACGGCAGCGAAGAGCAGAAACAGAAATACCTGCCCAAGTGCATCAGCGGGGAAATCGTCACCGCCATCGCCATGACCGAGCCCGGCGCCGGCTCCGATCTCCAGGGCGTGCGCACCACAGCGATCAAAAAGGACGATCACTATCTCCTCAACGGCTCCAAGACCTTTATCACCAACGGCCAGCACGCCGACCTGGTAATCGTGGTGGCCAAGACCAATCCCGAAGCGGGTGCCGCGGGCACCAGCCTGCTGCTGGTGGAAGCGGACAGCCCGGGATTCAAAAAGGGCACCAACCTGGAAAAAATCGGCATGAAAGCCCAGGACACCTCGGAGCTGTTTTTCGACGACGTCAAAGTGCCGGCGGAAAACCTGCTCGGCGCCGAGGGCCAGGGTTTTATCTACCTGATGCAGGAGCTGCCCCAAGAGCGGCTGAGTGTGGCTCTCGGCGCAGTCGCCAATGCCGAGGCAGCGCTGGGCTGGACACTGGACTATGTGCGCGAGCGCAAAGCCTTCGGCCGCGCCATCGCCGGTTTCCAGAACACCCAGTTCAAACTGGCGGAGATGGACGCGGAACTCACCGCCATGCGCGTATTCGTCGACCGCTGCCTGGAACTGCACTACGACAAAAAACTCGACGTAGCCACCGCGGCCAAGGCCAAACTGCTCACCACCGACTTCCAGTGCAAACTGCTCGACGAATGCGTGCAACTGCACGGCGGCTTCGGCTACATGTGGGAATACCCCATCGCCCGCGCCTGGGCGGACGCGCGGGTACAGCGCATATACGCCGGCACCAACGAGATTATGAAGCTGATTATTTCCCGTGAACTGTTGAAGGAATAA
- a CDS encoding DUF262 domain-containing protein, translating to MKKRDPKPQISRLEELVIQVRSGDIKLPKFQRQFVWRESDILKLFDSIYKGYPIGSLLLWHSSQKLTSEREILGVSLNTNEAILFPTNYLLDGQQRLTSLCGALYWDGKDEGSKWNIGFNLETETFHHMKSAPDGNYFPLNKLMRTSEFLSQCTQYSNNKNYSSFVASAENLLRAIKDYKLAVVIIGDMTVEEVAPIFERINSTGRKLTIVDLMMAATWRSDFDLNAEILKIQENCENLGYPGIPSKIILRSIATAADLGINKDDIQKLRKLDSTKLKEISNKTRVSTEKSVEFFINQIEAYDYSYIPYALQFNYVVEFFNTNTNPRKEDIEELKSWIWFTSATRHFGTSNSGQNKEDLDNIRKYGLGISNSLFTRGTIDISRLLFDKFNLRNATSTSIALILGTAQPKTSADGRNIDESYKYIKNSKFYASLIPKDIHYSKLNISQAIHTFPQRAIENFNLTDLSHLFIDNSARNLLLNEKFEEFIAKRSEHIAHFIREMTDCDPIFSLPTLPDLDPVGDPEKLLDEENFDLQDEDD from the coding sequence ATGAAGAAGCGAGATCCCAAGCCCCAAATCAGCCGTCTTGAAGAGCTAGTTATTCAGGTTCGCTCAGGCGACATCAAACTTCCAAAATTTCAGCGCCAATTTGTTTGGAGGGAAAGCGACATACTTAAACTATTCGACAGCATATACAAAGGCTACCCGATCGGAAGCTTGCTCCTGTGGCATTCCTCACAGAAGCTTACGAGTGAAAGGGAAATTCTTGGAGTAAGTTTAAATACAAACGAAGCAATTCTATTCCCAACAAATTACCTACTAGATGGCCAACAGCGACTAACCTCTCTTTGCGGAGCCCTATACTGGGACGGTAAAGATGAAGGGAGCAAATGGAACATTGGGTTTAATCTGGAGACAGAAACATTTCACCACATGAAGTCCGCTCCGGATGGAAATTACTTCCCGCTAAATAAACTTATGCGGACAAGCGAATTCCTCAGTCAATGCACTCAATACTCCAACAATAAAAATTACTCAAGCTTCGTTGCAAGTGCTGAAAATCTTCTACGAGCAATCAAAGACTACAAGCTAGCGGTAGTTATCATTGGAGATATGACGGTCGAAGAAGTCGCCCCAATATTTGAAAGGATAAATAGCACAGGTCGCAAACTAACAATTGTTGATCTCATGATGGCAGCCACTTGGAGAAGTGATTTTGACCTTAACGCTGAAATATTAAAAATCCAAGAAAATTGCGAAAATCTTGGATATCCAGGGATTCCATCAAAAATAATTTTGCGATCCATAGCTACAGCAGCTGACCTGGGCATTAATAAGGATGACATTCAAAAGCTACGAAAACTTGACTCCACCAAACTTAAAGAGATCTCAAATAAAACGCGTGTTTCTACCGAAAAGTCTGTTGAATTTTTCATAAATCAAATTGAAGCATATGACTACTCATACATCCCATATGCACTTCAATTTAACTACGTCGTAGAGTTTTTTAACACAAACACCAACCCCCGCAAAGAAGATATCGAAGAGCTAAAATCTTGGATTTGGTTTACGAGCGCAACCCGGCACTTCGGGACATCCAATTCAGGACAAAACAAAGAAGATCTTGATAACATAAGAAAGTATGGTCTTGGAATTAGTAACTCGCTATTTACTAGAGGAACCATCGATATTTCCAGGCTACTTTTCGATAAATTCAATTTACGAAATGCAACTAGCACATCAATTGCCCTTATTCTCGGAACTGCTCAGCCGAAAACCTCGGCAGACGGTAGGAATATCGATGAAAGCTATAAATACATAAAGAATAGTAAATTCTATGCATCACTAATACCCAAAGATATTCACTACTCGAAATTAAATATTTCACAGGCAATCCACACATTCCCGCAAAGAGCGATTGAAAATTTCAACCTCACCGATCTATCACACCTATTTATAGATAACTCAGCACGAAATCTTTTACTGAATGAAAAGTTCGAAGAATTTATCGCCAAGAGATCTGAGCACATTGCGCATTTTATTCGAGAAATGACAGACTGTGACCCAATATTTTCTCTACCTACTCTACCAGATCTCGACCCCGTAGGAGATCCCGAAAAATTACTAGACGAAGAGAATTTCGACCTACAGGATGAAGATGATTAA
- a CDS encoding putative phage abortive infection protein, whose product MGSDQLEEQQACAQAYSQSAQDWRNHWQKICAIFKRIVLMKNLTGQKHQNSHVPLVILSVACVVVFILWLLYPTTIIDHLIVAPSDEQSSYGDRGLFGDQFGALSSLFSGLAFAGIICTILLQREDLNSTKNEVARQNNISERQTFESTFFQMLISRQEILKSIEILGKSGRKALHVFYVSITQNDKDFPIFIALKHLSKDDVRDIQNEQDVEGFRNKGLSEADISTISQALTERPTAFDAFLDSDEGHHISKLRAACEKAIDKSLDEIAHYVRYTIWIYQYIDSNTFLSDEEKKSYSDIFKSQLAGVEIATIFYFAIVPESLTEWGEDPLPYAQMKKLVKEYKIAESLNDRFIIHNIHRKLFEK is encoded by the coding sequence ATGGGATCAGATCAATTGGAAGAACAACAGGCGTGTGCACAAGCTTATTCGCAGTCAGCACAAGATTGGCGCAATCACTGGCAAAAAATATGCGCAATTTTCAAACGGATAGTATTAATGAAAAATTTGACAGGACAAAAACATCAAAATAGTCACGTCCCGCTAGTAATACTCTCGGTTGCTTGTGTTGTTGTTTTCATCCTATGGCTGTTATACCCCACTACGATAATCGATCACTTAATAGTGGCGCCTTCTGACGAACAAAGTTCGTACGGAGATCGTGGCTTATTCGGCGACCAATTTGGCGCACTCTCCTCATTATTTTCTGGACTCGCATTTGCCGGAATTATTTGCACAATCCTCCTCCAACGCGAAGACCTAAACTCCACTAAAAATGAGGTCGCTCGCCAAAATAATATTTCAGAAAGGCAAACTTTTGAATCGACATTTTTCCAGATGCTAATTTCAAGACAAGAAATTCTAAAAAGCATAGAAATACTAGGGAAAAGCGGCCGAAAAGCCCTGCATGTATTTTACGTTAGCATTACCCAAAATGATAAAGACTTTCCCATCTTCATTGCACTAAAACATTTATCTAAAGATGATGTACGCGATATTCAAAACGAACAAGATGTAGAAGGATTTAGAAACAAGGGACTCTCCGAAGCTGACATTTCCACTATCTCTCAAGCTCTGACCGAACGGCCCACTGCCTTCGATGCATTTCTAGATTCGGACGAAGGACACCATATCTCCAAATTACGAGCGGCCTGCGAAAAAGCAATAGACAAATCATTAGACGAAATAGCTCACTACGTACGATACACAATTTGGATATATCAATACATAGACAGCAATACATTTTTGAGCGATGAAGAAAAGAAAAGTTATTCTGATATCTTTAAATCTCAACTTGCGGGCGTAGAAATAGCAACAATATTCTATTTCGCAATAGTTCCTGAAAGCCTTACTGAATGGGGTGAAGACCCACTTCCATACGCACAAATGAAGAAACTCGTTAAAGAATACAAAATAGCAGAATCACTAAACGACAGATTCATAATCCATAACATACACAGAAAGCTTTTCGAGAAATAA
- a CDS encoding CaiB/BaiF CoA-transferase family protein, which produces MSNNKAPLNGLKILDFTTLLPGPYATMLLADMGADVLRIESPTRPDMLRGLPPMVGANKNISAAHATINRNKKSLALDLKNPKAVEIVRRLLVEYDVVLEQFRPGVMDNLGLGYENLRETREDLIYCSITGYGQTGPLNDRAGHDINYLALSGLASYSGRREGGPSLAGTQVADIAGGSHHAVMSILAAVYKRSQSGEGSRIDIAMTDCAFAMNAISGACALAGGGDPEIESELLNGGSYYDYYRTADNRYLSVGSLEPQFAERFFTALGKPQWLSRIVQEDQQESLKGDIAELIVQQPLDQWMRLFAHIDACVEPVLDFLEAAQSQQMQQRRMICEATDSGGEAIAQINTPFLFDGEKPQRHSAGAPLGAHSREVLALLGYIAKEIEQLHEQGVIA; this is translated from the coding sequence ATGTCCAACAACAAAGCCCCACTCAACGGCCTGAAAATTCTCGACTTCACCACCCTCCTCCCCGGCCCCTACGCCACCATGCTACTGGCGGACATGGGCGCCGACGTACTGCGCATCGAATCTCCCACGCGGCCGGACATGTTGCGCGGCCTGCCCCCGATGGTCGGCGCGAACAAGAACATCTCCGCCGCCCACGCCACCATCAACCGCAACAAAAAATCCCTGGCCCTGGATTTAAAAAACCCCAAGGCGGTGGAAATCGTGCGGCGACTGCTGGTGGAATACGACGTGGTGCTGGAACAGTTCCGCCCCGGGGTAATGGACAACCTCGGCCTCGGCTATGAAAACCTACGCGAAACCCGCGAAGACCTGATCTACTGCTCCATCACCGGTTACGGTCAAACGGGGCCCCTCAACGACCGCGCCGGGCACGATATCAACTACCTGGCCCTGTCCGGCTTGGCCAGCTATTCCGGGCGCAGAGAAGGGGGGCCCAGCCTCGCCGGCACCCAGGTCGCGGATATCGCCGGTGGTTCTCACCACGCGGTAATGTCGATTCTCGCCGCCGTTTACAAGCGCAGCCAAAGCGGCGAGGGCAGCCGTATCGATATCGCCATGACCGACTGCGCCTTCGCCATGAACGCCATATCCGGCGCCTGCGCCCTGGCCGGCGGCGGCGACCCGGAAATCGAGAGCGAACTGCTCAACGGCGGCAGCTACTACGACTACTACCGCACCGCTGACAACCGCTATCTCTCCGTGGGCAGTCTGGAACCGCAGTTTGCCGAACGTTTCTTTACCGCGCTCGGCAAACCCCAGTGGCTCTCAAGGATAGTGCAGGAGGACCAGCAGGAATCCCTCAAGGGGGACATCGCCGAACTCATTGTCCAGCAACCACTGGACCAATGGATGCGACTGTTCGCGCATATCGACGCCTGCGTGGAACCGGTACTGGATTTTCTCGAGGCGGCGCAGAGCCAGCAGATGCAGCAGAGGCGAATGATTTGCGAGGCGACGGACAGTGGTGGCGAAGCGATCGCACAGATCAACACCCCCTTCCTGTTCGACGGCGAAAAGCCGCAACGGCACAGCGCCGGCGCCCCGCTCGGCGCCCATTCGCGGGAAGTGCTGGCTTTACTAGGGTACATCGCCAAGGAGATCGAACAGTTGCACGAGCAGGGGGTTATTGCCTGA